The DNA sequence ACCAGAGCTCAAGATTGATCGTGTCGGTCGCTGCTGCTTCCGGCGCCTCGTCGGCGTTGCCTGCGGCACAGCCGGCGAGTGACATGCCTGCCACCACGACGAGCGCGGTTCCGGCGAGCGGTTTCTTGTTGCGCATGCTCATTCCTCTCAATACGTCAGTGATTTGCGGGTGCGTCGGGGTCGGGTAAGGCGCCGCACACGTGTCGTGGCGGGTGACGCTGCTCGGGACGGGTGGTGCAGTGTGGATCCCGCGGCGCGCCGAGAGGCACGGCAGGATGGCGGTGTCGATCGCGCGCAGCGCGACGATCCGGCGTCCCGACCACCGGGACCCGGAGGGCACGAGTGAACACAGTCATGCGGGACGCTCCTTTGCGAGGGGATCCATCATGGATCCAATCTATTCTATTATGGATACGTTTGAATGTCGAGGGTGTTTCCGCCGCGTTTCGTCAGCCCGTGAGTCCGGCGAACCACCCACTACTGCTCCGACACCGTCAATGAATGGGTGACCGATCGCGCACCCCTCACCCGCCGTGACGACGAGGAAGGATGGATACAAACCTGCGCTTCTGCATCCAATATTACTTCTAACGGATCCTCGACGATAGAGTGAGCCGACACCCGACCAGGAGGACCGCCCATCATGTCGACCCCCGAACAGCGCGCCGCAGCGCTCGGCCTCGAGATCCCCGACTACACCGATCCGCCGTACGGCGGCCGTTACGGCACGGGACTTAAGGCCTTCCATCGCATCGGCGACCTCGTGGAATTGAGCGGGATCACACCTGAGGATCGTGCGGGGAATCGGCTGCACCCCGGGGTCGTCGGCGCGGACATCAGCGTGACGCAGGCGAGAGAAGCCGCCGCCCTCACCGCGACGCAGGCTCTCGGCCTGATCCGCCTGGCCGTCGGATCGCTCGATAACGTCGCGGGCCTCTCCCGTGCGCTGTGCTTCATGCGGACCACACCGGAATTCGACCGGCTGCACGAAGTCGCCGCCGGTGCGACCGAACTCTTCCTCGAGGTCTTCGGCCCCGAGGTCGGCGCCGTCGGGCGCGCCTCCGTCGGGGTGACGAGCCTCTCCCGGCACAACTGCTTCGAACTCTGGCTGAGTTTCGAGGCAGCGCCGCCCGCCCCCTGATCCGCACTCCGGACACGCCGCCGCCCGTCGCCGATGCTGATCGACGACGGGCGGTCCCGATCGGGGTCAGATCAGGGGATGCCGCGCGGTGAGGCCGAGCGCCCGTTCGAAGCCTGCCGTGTGCGAGAGCAAATCGAACTCACCGCGGTTCCGACCGACGACCTGCATGCCGACCGGGAGCCCGCCGCTGAAACCGGCGGGGGTGACGACGACCGGGTGCGCCGTCACTGTGATGCGGTTGGCGAGCATCTGCCAGCGGAAGTACCGGTCGCACTCGACTTCTCCGACCTTGCGCACCCACTCGTCCGTGGCCGGCGGGGCGACCACGGGCGTCGCGGGGGTCACGATGACATCGACGTCATCGAACAGGCGCTCGGTGCGGCGGTAGACGTTCGTGCGGATCGCGAGGGCGTCGGCCAGCTCGGACGCCGTCACCCGCTCGCCCTGGCGGATGTTCCGGAGCAGATCCGGGCGCAGTCGCTCGGCGTGCGCTTCCGCCTCGCCGCGGTACGACGCGTAGAAGTTGAACATCTCGATGGTCTCCCACGCCTGCTCGGCGTCGGCGAGTGCGGCATCGAGGTCGAGGTCGACCACCTCGTAACCGGCGGCGACGAGTGCGGCGCGCGCCTCGCGCAGGACGGCCGCGACGTCCGCACTGATGGGCACACCTGCGGCGTCCGGATTCCACCCGACGCGGACTCCGGTCGGACCGTCCGCGATGACGTCGGCGAAGCGCGACGCGCTTTCAGCGATCGACATCGGCGCCATCGGGTCGGCACCGGCCATCCCCGCCAGCATCAATGCGACGTCGTCGCTGGAGCGCGCCATCGGCCCCAGGACACCGTGCGCGGTCCAGCCGTTGCCGAGGCGGCCACTGGCCACACGGCCCGGTGTCGGCCGCATGCCGACGACGTTGCAGAAGGAGGCGGGGTAGCGGAGGCTGCCGCCGCTGTCGGAGCCGTCCGCGATCGGGAGCATGCCGGCCGCGAGAGCCGCGGCCGCACCGCCGCTCGAGCCTCCCGCATGCCGCGAGAGGTCCCAGGGATTGCGGCACACCTCGTGGATCGCGCTGAACGTGAGAGTGCCTAGGCCACCCTCGGGTGTGTTGGTCTTGCCGATGATGATCGCGCCGTTGCGACGCATCCGGCCGACCACCATCGCGTCGGCGGTTGCGGGGGCGGCGTCGGCGTACACCGCAGAGCCGTGAGTCGTCGGGAGACCTTCGACGTCGAGAAGATCCTTCACCGCGGTGGGCAGACCGTGAAGCACACCGACGTCGTCGCCCCGTGCGACGGCGGCATCGGCAGCGCACGCAGCGGCGAGCGCCGCCGACTCCGGAATCATCGACACGATCGCGTGCACCTGTGGATTGAGCTCCTCGATGCGCGCCAAGTGGGCACGCATCACCTCCTCCGCCGAGATCTCGCGGGAGCGGATGCCCTCGACGAGAGCGCGGGCGCTCCTCCAGTGCAGAGGCGTGTCGGTCATGAGTGCTCCGTTCGGTCGAGGAAGCCGGCGGGTGTCCGCTCGAGCATGGCGTGGAGGCGATCGTCCGAGACCCCGAGCCGCCGCAGTGCCGG is a window from the Microbacterium lacus genome containing:
- a CDS encoding RidA family protein, whose product is MSTPEQRAAALGLEIPDYTDPPYGGRYGTGLKAFHRIGDLVELSGITPEDRAGNRLHPGVVGADISVTQAREAAALTATQALGLIRLAVGSLDNVAGLSRALCFMRTTPEFDRLHEVAAGATELFLEVFGPEVGAVGRASVGVTSLSRHNCFELWLSFEAAPPAP
- a CDS encoding amidase produces the protein MTDTPLHWRSARALVEGIRSREISAEEVMRAHLARIEELNPQVHAIVSMIPESAALAAACAADAAVARGDDVGVLHGLPTAVKDLLDVEGLPTTHGSAVYADAAPATADAMVVGRMRRNGAIIIGKTNTPEGGLGTLTFSAIHEVCRNPWDLSRHAGGSSGGAAAALAAGMLPIADGSDSGGSLRYPASFCNVVGMRPTPGRVASGRLGNGWTAHGVLGPMARSSDDVALMLAGMAGADPMAPMSIAESASRFADVIADGPTGVRVGWNPDAAGVPISADVAAVLREARAALVAAGYEVVDLDLDAALADAEQAWETIEMFNFYASYRGEAEAHAERLRPDLLRNIRQGERVTASELADALAIRTNVYRRTERLFDDVDVIVTPATPVVAPPATDEWVRKVGEVECDRYFRWQMLANRITVTAHPVVVTPAGFSGGLPVGMQVVGRNRGEFDLLSHTAGFERALGLTARHPLI